From a region of the Methanobacterium sp. genome:
- the albA gene encoding DNA-binding protein Alba produces MSEENVVYIGTKPVMNYVLAVVTQMNSGTSEVMLKARGRAISRAVDVAEIVRNKFILDVELGSIAISTEEVSNREGSNSNVSAIEIQLNK; encoded by the coding sequence ATGTCAGAAGAAAATGTAGTGTACATAGGAACAAAACCAGTAATGAATTACGTGTTAGCTGTGGTGACTCAAATGAACAGTGGAACATCTGAAGTAATGTTGAAAGCCAGAGGAAGAGCCATTTCGAGAGCAGTCGATGTAGCAGAAATTGTAAGAAACAAGTTTATTTTAGATGTAGAACTTGGATCAATCGCTATCAGCACAGAAGAAGTATCAAACAGGGAAGGATCAAACAGTAACGTTTCAGCAATTGAAATACAACTCAACAAATAA
- a CDS encoding Hsp20 family protein produces the protein MQEDVKDKMSDIKSSASDKTDDVSDRVNEMKEDVMDKTDDMQEEVGKRKTQAEKLLNEIMNTIKVKQVEVGKTLSDYTTPQKPLADVIETNDSIILKIDLPGVTKEDIDIGIAGESIDIMAKFEEESEGQDINYIQKERSYGETKRTLKLPSEIKVKEASADFKDSVLTIKLPKIEKEVHKININ, from the coding sequence ATGCAAGAAGATGTGAAAGATAAGATGAGTGACATTAAATCAAGTGCCTCTGATAAAACAGATGATGTTAGTGATAGAGTAAATGAAATGAAAGAAGATGTCATGGACAAAACAGATGATATGCAAGAAGAAGTTGGAAAAAGGAAGACACAGGCAGAGAAATTGTTGAATGAAATAATGAATACTATTAAAGTAAAGCAAGTAGAAGTTGGAAAAACTCTATCAGATTATACAACACCTCAAAAACCACTAGCAGACGTTATTGAAACCAATGATAGCATAATACTAAAAATAGACCTTCCTGGTGTGACAAAGGAAGACATAGACATTGGAATTGCAGGGGAAAGTATAGATATCATGGCAAAGTTCGAAGAGGAAAGTGAAGGTCAAGACATCAATTATATCCAAAAAGAGAGGAGTTACGGTGAAACAAAAAGAACACTAAAACTTCCATCAGAAATAAAGGTCAAAGAGGCATCAGCTGATTTTAAAGACTCCGTTTTAACCATTAAACTACCTAAAATAGAAAAAGAAGTACATAAAATTAATATTAACTAA
- a CDS encoding SpoIIE family protein phosphatase — MAGLLGFLMDGLGLYNLVSFTTLIFAFNNFDFSIILGTLIIIGANLYGISMYKPSKTKKILIPPNIFDGMLITAAIIGIIYGIYSVVTATDTWGMTIGIIFYLLIAAYVFKPITKEVKEKTAEIKISLTEKLIVIFIIIGTIIAILTGIRSFFTVSAIGNGFWESVYLNITLILSVFYISSIGFLWYIEKNITTPIESISDIAKNYVSDSKIADSSQIISKFEHYATDESEVGILALSFEKMTRDLEIYIKNLEKVTAEKERINTELNVAKKIQADMLPRKFPAFPGQDEFDIYATNIPAKEVGGDFYDFFLIDENHLAIVIADVSGKGVPAALFMVIAKTLIKTQAQLGKNPEEVFATVNNQLCEGNDENMFVTAWMGILEIETGKFTYVNAGHNLPLLKHANKDYNWLKSKPGFVLAGMENIKYYQEEITLEQGDRIYLYTDGVTEAINCDDELFGDLRLLKIMNTKKDSSLKELLFYVQDKINIFVRDREQFDDITMLIMEYKK, encoded by the coding sequence ATGGCAGGATTACTTGGATTTTTAATGGACGGATTAGGACTATATAACTTAGTTTCGTTTACAACATTGATATTTGCATTTAATAACTTTGATTTTTCTATAATTTTGGGAACTTTAATTATCATTGGAGCTAATCTTTATGGTATTTCAATGTATAAACCAAGTAAAACAAAGAAGATATTGATACCACCTAACATATTTGACGGAATGCTGATAACGGCAGCTATAATTGGTATCATTTATGGTATCTATTCAGTAGTTACTGCAACTGACACTTGGGGAATGACTATAGGAATTATATTTTATTTGTTAATTGCAGCATATGTTTTCAAGCCAATTACGAAAGAAGTAAAGGAAAAGACAGCTGAAATAAAGATCTCCCTAACAGAAAAGTTAATTGTAATTTTTATTATTATTGGCACGATTATTGCCATATTAACAGGGATTAGATCATTTTTTACTGTTTCGGCTATAGGAAACGGGTTTTGGGAGTCTGTTTACTTAAACATTACTCTAATACTTTCTGTTTTTTATATCTCTTCAATCGGATTTTTATGGTACATAGAAAAAAATATCACAACCCCCATAGAATCAATATCAGATATTGCCAAAAATTATGTTAGCGATTCCAAAATAGCAGATAGTAGCCAGATTATATCCAAATTCGAACATTATGCAACAGATGAAAGTGAAGTTGGGATTTTAGCCCTTTCATTTGAAAAAATGACCAGAGATTTAGAGATATATATTAAAAACCTGGAAAAAGTCACTGCTGAAAAAGAAAGGATAAATACAGAGTTAAATGTTGCAAAAAAAATACAAGCGGACATGTTACCTCGAAAATTCCCTGCTTTTCCTGGTCAGGATGAATTCGATATTTATGCAACCAATATACCTGCAAAAGAGGTTGGTGGAGATTTTTATGATTTCTTTTTGATAGATGAAAACCATTTAGCAATTGTAATTGCAGATGTCTCTGGAAAAGGCGTACCTGCAGCATTATTTATGGTAATTGCAAAAACATTGATTAAAACCCAGGCACAACTTGGAAAAAATCCGGAAGAAGTATTTGCAACAGTTAATAATCAGTTATGTGAAGGAAATGATGAAAACATGTTTGTAACTGCATGGATGGGCATTTTAGAAATAGAAACTGGTAAATTTACCTATGTTAATGCCGGACATAATCTCCCACTCTTAAAACATGCGAATAAAGATTATAATTGGCTAAAATCAAAACCAGGGTTTGTTTTAGCAGGTATGGAGAACATCAAATATTATCAAGAGGAGATTACGTTAGAACAGGGAGATAGAATCTATTTGTATACTGATGGTGTAACAGAAGCTATTAATTGTGATGATGAATTATTTGGAGATTTAAGGTTGCTAAAAATTATGAATACTAAGAAGGATTCCAGTCTTAAAGAGTTGTTATTTTATGTCCAGGATAAAATTAATATTTTTGTAAGGGATAGAGAACAGTTTGATGATATTACAATGCTTATTATGGAATATAAAAAATAA
- a CDS encoding PRC-barrel domain-containing protein yields the protein MKISDELIGKDVIDESGDQVGLVNDVDWDFETNTVKSIILKEAGISAKIGLGDKKIVPYEMIETIGDKVLIKGIVFKTE from the coding sequence ATGAAAATATCGGATGAATTGATTGGGAAAGATGTTATAGACGAATCTGGAGACCAAGTGGGATTAGTAAACGATGTAGATTGGGATTTTGAAACCAACACTGTAAAATCTATTATTTTAAAAGAAGCAGGAATATCGGCAAAAATTGGCTTAGGTGATAAAAAAATAGTGCCCTATGAAATGATTGAAACTATTGGCGATAAAGTTCTAATTAAAGGCATAGTTTTCAAGACCGAATAA
- a CDS encoding LEA domain-containing protein, with product MGEKTGEIKGKAKEMEGKIKGKAKEMEGEIKGKAKEAEGKIKGKGKEVKGKIKDKI from the coding sequence ATGGGAGAAAAAACTGGTGAGATTAAAGGAAAAGCTAAGGAAATGGAAGGAAAAATAAAAGGAAAGGCTAAAGAGATGGAAGGAGAAATTAAAGGAAAAGCTAAAGAAGCTGAAGGGAAAATAAAAGGAAAAGGTAAAGAAGTTAAAGGGAAAATAAAAGATAAAATTTAG
- a CDS encoding ribbon-helix-helix protein, CopG family: MSKKIAVGLKLDKKQLEHLKEYAKRKGGSPISHHIRIAIAEYLEKYDK, encoded by the coding sequence ATGTCAAAAAAAATAGCTGTAGGTTTAAAACTGGATAAAAAACAATTAGAACACTTGAAAGAATATGCTAAGCGTAAAGGCGGAAGTCCCATCAGCCATCATATAAGGATAGCTATTGCAGAATATCTTGAAAAATATGATAAATAG
- a CDS encoding AbrB/MazE/SpoVT family DNA-binding domain-containing protein — MKKRTLVYCNGKYHVILPSKWVKAVDIHVGDEVTLEMDDEDFHRLIIKLVKSD, encoded by the coding sequence ATGAAAAAACGCACACTAGTATATTGTAACGGCAAATACCACGTCATACTCCCATCCAAGTGGGTTAAGGCTGTAGATATACACGTTGGAGATGAAGTAACTTTAGAAATGGACGATGAAGATTTCCATCGACTCATAATAAAACTTGTAAAAAGTGATTAA
- a CDS encoding STAS domain-containing protein — protein MNIDKILEEDKLIIRLDGRLDTNTAPELENELKKDLPNVTELVLDFEELKYISSAGLRVVLSTQKVMNKQGNMVIENVNDFVMEVFEATGFIDILTIR, from the coding sequence ATGAATATTGATAAAATATTAGAAGAAGATAAGTTAATAATTAGATTAGACGGTAGACTGGACACTAACACAGCACCGGAGTTAGAAAACGAGTTAAAAAAAGATCTTCCAAATGTTACAGAATTGGTTTTGGATTTTGAAGAATTAAAATATATTTCAAGTGCAGGACTTCGTGTAGTTCTTTCAACACAAAAAGTAATGAATAAGCAAGGTAATATGGTAATTGAGAATGTAAATGATTTCGTTATGGAAGTTTTTGAAGCTACAGGATTTATAGATATTTTAACAATTAGATAA
- a CDS encoding ATP-binding protein, with product MYERNYKLISEKFKEFFLPTLLMSMAMNISTFVDTLMVGNFLGPINISAMALIAPIITFINLIYWMVGLGGSLLASVSKAERKEEKGDMYFTISMLMLLIIGLMFSVFGLLFLNNIVGALTTNPALAILVKKFLGVYLLGSPFLFILMGIAYFIRADGKPRLSFYALLLANVVNLIMDLFYILVLGMDIQGAALATITGYTVGTIFVMQYFFAKDRTLHLISLTKCKLSSIWDIISSGFPAASGQLFLTLKLFFFNTLIFLVIGKPGLTAFAVCYNCLFIIYIFLIGTAQSMSPIVSIYFQEKDYSGVKFTINRSLKIVLLSGTVFTIILLAFPTTLLNLFGVNDPVDIAVGINAIRIFSLSIIGTGITFLMMFYTQAILRKKLSFIISLTEGLLIPVISAYILSGVMGADGIWISFLIAEIVTIIMIYFVTKTIAKRSHGKLSGFFLLGNHEDAPTLDVTIENSIDDAVGLSEKLINFAKENGVDEKIALRIGLTIEEMAVNTIKYNHNEIECIDIISKIGEDEITISFKDSGVEFNPSTYLAEEKDSFENIDVLQKMADNISYARLIGLNSTVITIKR from the coding sequence ATGTACGAAAGAAATTATAAATTAATATCTGAAAAATTTAAGGAATTTTTCTTACCTACTTTATTGATGTCAATGGCTATGAACATAAGTACGTTTGTAGACACTTTAATGGTAGGTAACTTCTTAGGACCAATTAATATTTCCGCTATGGCCCTTATTGCTCCAATAATCACATTTATTAATTTGATTTATTGGATGGTTGGTTTAGGAGGTTCTCTACTTGCATCTGTTTCAAAAGCAGAGCGAAAAGAAGAAAAAGGAGACATGTATTTTACCATTTCCATGCTCATGTTATTAATTATTGGATTAATGTTCTCTGTTTTCGGACTACTCTTCCTAAATAACATTGTTGGTGCACTCACCACCAATCCCGCACTTGCAATATTGGTTAAGAAATTTTTAGGAGTATATCTCTTAGGATCACCTTTCCTATTTATTTTAATGGGAATTGCCTATTTTATACGAGCAGACGGGAAACCTAGGCTATCATTTTATGCTCTTCTACTTGCAAATGTGGTGAACCTAATAATGGACCTATTTTATATATTAGTTTTAGGTATGGATATACAAGGAGCTGCTCTTGCTACAATAACCGGATACACAGTCGGCACTATATTTGTAATGCAATATTTCTTTGCTAAAGATCGGACATTACACCTAATATCCCTAACAAAATGTAAATTATCCTCAATATGGGATATTATATCATCAGGATTCCCTGCAGCATCTGGACAACTATTCTTAACTTTAAAACTATTCTTTTTCAATACACTCATATTCCTTGTAATAGGTAAACCTGGTTTAACAGCCTTTGCAGTGTGTTACAACTGTCTTTTTATAATATACATATTTTTAATTGGAACTGCTCAATCAATGTCCCCTATAGTCTCCATATACTTCCAAGAAAAAGATTATTCAGGAGTAAAATTCACTATTAACAGATCCCTTAAAATAGTTTTATTATCAGGAACTGTATTTACAATAATATTACTGGCATTCCCCACCACATTATTAAATTTATTCGGTGTAAACGATCCAGTCGACATTGCTGTGGGAATCAACGCTATACGAATATTTTCATTAAGTATTATCGGTACAGGTATAACATTTTTAATGATGTTCTATACACAGGCAATACTTAGAAAGAAACTATCATTTATAATTTCATTAACAGAAGGCCTTTTAATCCCTGTAATATCTGCATATATACTCTCTGGAGTTATGGGTGCTGATGGGATTTGGATATCATTCTTAATAGCTGAAATAGTCACAATTATAATGATATACTTTGTAACAAAGACAATTGCTAAACGCTCCCATGGGAAGCTTTCAGGATTTTTCTTATTGGGAAATCATGAGGATGCACCTACTCTGGATGTGACCATAGAAAATTCCATTGATGATGCAGTAGGATTATCTGAAAAATTGATTAACTTTGCAAAAGAAAATGGGGTAGATGAAAAAATAGCATTACGTATAGGTCTTACCATTGAGGAGATGGCTGTAAATACAATAAAATATAATCATAATGAAATAGAATGTATTGATATTATATCCAAAATAGGAGAAGATGAAATAACAATTTCTTTTAAAGATTCAGGGGTTGAATTTAATCCATCAACTTATTTGGCTGAAGAAAAAGATTCATTTGAAAATATTGATGTATTACAAAAGATGGCAGATAATATAAGTTATGCCAGACTTATAGGTTTAAACAGTACAGTTATTACAATAAAGAGATAG
- a CDS encoding ATP-binding protein has protein sequence MNKITVPAKIENLQNVLDFVIKELDSVEYNIKALLQLELSIEEAYVNIANYAYESEDGEVLICCNINKNPLQITVQFIDCGIPYNPLKNENSDISLEIKEKKVGGLGILLIKKNVDNIAYEYKDGKNILTIQKKLNS, from the coding sequence ATGAATAAAATAACAGTACCTGCAAAAATAGAAAACCTACAGAATGTATTGGATTTTGTAATTAAAGAATTAGATTCTGTAGAGTACAATATAAAAGCACTATTGCAGCTTGAACTTTCAATTGAAGAAGCATATGTAAATATTGCAAATTATGCTTATGAATCAGAAGATGGAGAAGTATTAATTTGCTGTAATATAAATAAAAATCCTTTACAGATTACAGTACAGTTTATAGACTGTGGAATCCCATATAATCCATTAAAAAATGAAAATTCCGATATTTCTTTGGAAATAAAAGAAAAAAAAGTTGGAGGATTAGGAATTCTCCTGATTAAAAAGAACGTGGACAATATTGCATATGAATATAAGGATGGAAAGAATATTTTAACCATTCAAAAGAAATTAAATAGTTAG
- the mer gene encoding 5,10-methylenetetrahydromethanopterin reductase: MKFGIEFVPNEPIDKIVKLVKLAEDVGFEYTWITDHYNNKNVYETLALIAAGTETIKLGPGVTNPYVRSPAITASAVASLDEISNGRATLGIGPGDKATFDALGIEWTKPVSTIKGAIDMMTTLMAGEKTETGASLMGVKSVQEKIPIYMGAQGPMMLKTAGGFSDGALINASNPKDFEAAVPLIEEGAKAEGKSISDVDIAAYTCCSIDDDAGKALGAAKIVVAFIAAGSPPPVFERHGLDPNTGVKFGEFLGEGNFGGAIGAVTDELMDAFSVVGTPSDFVPKIEALGEMGVTQYVAGSPIGPDKEKSIKLLGEVIDNF; the protein is encoded by the coding sequence ATGAAATTTGGTATTGAATTTGTTCCAAATGAACCTATAGACAAGATTGTAAAGCTGGTTAAACTAGCAGAAGATGTAGGTTTTGAATACACGTGGATTACTGACCACTACAACAACAAAAATGTATATGAAACATTGGCATTGATTGCAGCAGGAACTGAAACCATTAAGCTTGGTCCTGGTGTAACCAACCCCTACGTGCGAAGTCCTGCCATAACCGCATCCGCAGTTGCAAGTTTAGATGAAATATCCAACGGAAGAGCAACCTTAGGTATCGGTCCTGGTGACAAAGCTACATTCGATGCATTAGGAATTGAATGGACCAAACCAGTAAGCACCATAAAAGGCGCCATTGATATGATGACCACTTTAATGGCTGGTGAAAAAACCGAAACTGGCGCAAGCCTCATGGGAGTAAAATCAGTTCAGGAAAAAATCCCTATTTATATGGGAGCCCAAGGACCAATGATGCTTAAAACAGCCGGAGGATTCTCAGACGGTGCTTTAATCAACGCATCCAATCCTAAAGATTTTGAAGCGGCTGTTCCGCTAATAGAAGAAGGAGCAAAAGCAGAAGGTAAATCCATCTCCGATGTAGATATTGCAGCATACACGTGCTGTTCTATAGATGACGATGCAGGTAAAGCATTAGGCGCAGCAAAAATCGTTGTTGCCTTCATTGCAGCAGGATCTCCGCCTCCAGTTTTCGAAAGACACGGGTTGGATCCTAACACTGGCGTTAAATTCGGAGAATTCCTTGGTGAAGGAAACTTCGGTGGAGCAATCGGAGCTGTCACTGACGAACTCATGGACGCATTCTCTGTAGTAGGAACACCATCAGACTTCGTACCAAAAATCGAAGCACTAGGTGAAATGGGTGTAACTCAATACGTAGCCGGCTCACCAATCGGACCAGATAAAGAAAAATCCATCAAACTATTAGGAGAAGTCATAGACAACTTCTAA